In one Candidatus Methylomirabilota bacterium genomic region, the following are encoded:
- a CDS encoding histidine triad nucleotide-binding protein — MVSGGCAFCRIVARESPAEIEYEDDEVLAFKDLYPKAPVHLLIVPKRHIESLARLEPGDETVAGHCVRVARLLAERAGYGERGYRLSCNTGPEGGQVVYHLHFHLTAGRRG; from the coding sequence ATGGTGAGCGGTGGCTGCGCCTTCTGCCGCATCGTCGCGCGGGAAAGCCCGGCCGAGATCGAATACGAGGACGACGAGGTCCTCGCCTTCAAGGACCTCTACCCGAAGGCGCCGGTCCATCTCCTGATCGTCCCGAAGCGGCACATCGAGTCGCTCGCGCGCCTCGAGCCCGGAGATGAGACGGTGGCGGGCCACTGCGTGCGGGTGGCGAGGCTCCTGGCGGAGCGCGCGGGGTACGGGGAGCGGGGCTACCGCCTCTCGTGCAATACCGGGCCGGAGGGCGGGCAGGTCGTGTACCACCTCCACTTCCATTTGACCGCGGGGCGGCGGGGGTGA
- the phnC gene encoding phosphonate ABC transporter ATP-binding protein, translating to MIRVRDLSKRYPSGTVALDGVTLDVGAGEFIALIGSSGAGKSTFLRCLNGLVTPTAGHISVDDRAVTGASRNGLRSVRASMGFVFQQFNLLKRLSVLDNVLVGTLSRVDIWRSLLGRFPGGELERARRTLRRVGLAGLDDRRADTLSGGQQQRVAIARALVQEPRVLLADEPMSSLDPASSRSVMELLLDINREDGLTVIASLHVLDLAVTYGRRIVGLRAGRVVHDGSPAGLTQAAAEAIFGGERL from the coding sequence GTGATCCGAGTCCGGGATCTCTCCAAGCGTTACCCCAGCGGCACCGTGGCGCTCGACGGTGTCACGCTGGACGTCGGAGCGGGCGAGTTCATCGCCCTGATCGGCTCGAGCGGCGCGGGTAAGTCGACGTTCCTCCGCTGCCTCAACGGCCTCGTGACTCCGACTGCCGGCCACATAAGCGTGGACGACCGGGCAGTGACCGGAGCTTCCCGGAACGGCCTTCGCAGTGTCCGGGCGAGCATGGGCTTCGTCTTCCAGCAGTTCAACCTCCTCAAGCGGCTCAGCGTCCTCGACAATGTCCTCGTCGGCACCCTGTCCCGGGTGGACATCTGGCGCTCCCTGCTCGGGCGCTTCCCCGGCGGGGAACTCGAGCGGGCTCGACGCACCTTGAGGCGGGTCGGGCTTGCGGGACTCGACGACCGGAGAGCGGATACGTTGTCGGGCGGCCAGCAGCAGCGGGTCGCCATCGCCCGTGCGCTCGTCCAGGAGCCTCGCGTGCTCCTGGCCGATGAGCCCATGTCGAGCCTCGACCCCGCGTCATCCCGCTCGGTGATGGAGCTCCTGCTGGACATCAACCGGGAGGACGGCTTGACCGTCATCGCCTCGCTGCACGTGCTGGACCTGGCGGTGACCTACGGCCGGCGCATCGTCGGGCTCCGGGCCGGACGGGTCGTCCACGACGGGTCCCCAGCGGGATTGACGCAGGCGGCGGCCGAGGCCATCTTCGGCGGAGAGCGGCTGTGA
- the phnE gene encoding phosphonate ABC transporter, permease protein PhnE: MSSGRRWAGGLAIAAAFIWSAWSTEVSLGRLVEGVPFMLDFVRRMLPPDLRVLGQALRGALQTLQIAVAGTAVGAVLALPVAFAAARNTSPRWTFYWTRSALNAFRAVDTLVYALFFVAAVGLGPFPGVLAVVVYTATVLAKLYSEAIEAMDPGPVEAVEAVGSTRLQVLRWGVVPQLLPQFLSFTLYRFETNIRAAAVLGFVGAGGIGFYIQTYLRLLNYPAASTMLLVLVAMVMIVDFASSRLRARLV; this comes from the coding sequence GTGAGCTCCGGGCGACGTTGGGCGGGCGGACTGGCGATCGCCGCCGCTTTCATCTGGTCGGCGTGGTCCACCGAGGTGTCGCTGGGACGGCTCGTCGAAGGCGTCCCCTTCATGCTTGATTTTGTCCGCCGGATGCTGCCGCCCGACCTGAGGGTGCTCGGTCAGGCGCTCAGGGGCGCGCTGCAGACGCTGCAGATCGCCGTGGCAGGGACGGCCGTGGGCGCCGTGTTGGCGCTGCCCGTCGCGTTCGCCGCGGCCAGAAACACCTCGCCCCGATGGACCTTCTACTGGACACGCAGCGCGCTCAACGCCTTCCGGGCGGTGGACACTCTCGTCTACGCGCTCTTCTTCGTGGCTGCGGTTGGGCTGGGACCCTTTCCCGGCGTATTGGCCGTGGTGGTGTATACCGCGACCGTGCTCGCGAAGCTCTATTCCGAAGCTATCGAAGCCATGGATCCCGGCCCGGTGGAGGCGGTCGAGGCCGTGGGCTCCACGCGGCTCCAGGTGCTGAGATGGGGCGTGGTCCCGCAGCTCTTGCCGCAGTTCCTGTCCTTCACGCTCTACCGCTTCGAGACCAACATCCGCGCGGCGGCCGTGCTGGGCTTCGTCGGAGCGGGAGGTATCGGGTTCTACATTCAGACCTACCTGAGACTGCTGAACTACCCGGCGGCATCAACCATGTTGCTGGTGCTCGTGGCGATGGTCATGATCGTGGATTTCGCCTCGTCCCGGCTGCGCGCGCGGCTCGTCTAA